The following are encoded in a window of Amycolatopsis lexingtonensis genomic DNA:
- a CDS encoding 5-oxoprolinase subunit B family protein: MRWRRCGEDAALLDCDSPGQLRAAHATVLAARPEGVIDLVPGARSLLVVGGVAAVRALLDGADLSHPPDGEPREVTLDVRYDGEDLALIASDAGISEDAVVELHTEPVYTVAFTGFAPGFGYLTGLPEPLRQPRLESPRTRVPAGSVGLAGEFTGVYPRESPGGWRLLGHTSATLFDPHADPPALFAPGDRVRFRSVR, encoded by the coding sequence GTGCGCTGGCGGCGGTGTGGCGAGGACGCCGCCCTGCTCGACTGCGACTCGCCCGGCCAGCTGCGGGCCGCGCACGCGACCGTGCTGGCTGCCCGCCCCGAAGGGGTCATCGACCTCGTGCCGGGCGCGCGCAGCCTGCTCGTCGTCGGGGGCGTCGCCGCGGTCCGGGCGCTGCTGGACGGCGCCGACCTCTCCCACCCGCCCGACGGCGAGCCGCGCGAAGTCACCCTCGACGTCCGCTACGACGGCGAGGACCTCGCGCTGATCGCGTCGGACGCCGGGATCTCCGAGGACGCGGTCGTCGAGCTGCACACTGAACCCGTCTACACCGTCGCGTTCACCGGGTTCGCGCCCGGCTTCGGCTACCTGACCGGCCTGCCGGAACCGCTGCGCCAGCCGCGCCTGGAGTCGCCGCGGACCCGCGTCCCGGCCGGCTCGGTCGGCCTGGCCGGCGAGTTCACCGGCGTCTACCCGCGCGAATCACCGGGCGGCTGGCGGCTGCTCGGGCACACGTCGGCGACGCTGTTCGACCCGCACGCCGATCCGCCCGCGTTGTTCGCGCCGGGCGACCGCGTCCGCTTCCGGAGCGTCCGGTGA
- a CDS encoding biotin-dependent carboxyltransferase family protein, whose protein sequence is MEVLDPGRYALVEDLGRTGYAHLGVAPSGALDTASLRLANRLVGNAEAAAGIEALLGGLTARFPAAVTVAVTGPAVSVAVDGRPFGSHVPVPVRADQTLAVGTPATGLRCYLAVSGGIAVEPVLGSRSRDVLSGIGPEPLRAGDVLPLGAPTGIPAGADVVVPVPAPGELVVPVTLGPRDDWLEDAAGGLSAWWTVTAESNRVGLRLDGTPLRRAIDGELPSEGVVTGAIQVPPNGLPVVFLADHPTTGGYPVAAVVRAGALSALAQARPGTRVRFRLS, encoded by the coding sequence ATGGAAGTCCTGGACCCGGGCCGCTACGCGCTGGTCGAGGACCTCGGCCGGACCGGCTACGCGCATCTCGGCGTCGCGCCTTCGGGCGCGCTGGACACGGCGTCGCTGCGGCTCGCGAACCGCCTGGTGGGCAACGCCGAAGCCGCCGCGGGGATCGAAGCCCTGCTCGGCGGGCTCACGGCGCGGTTCCCGGCCGCGGTGACGGTCGCCGTCACCGGCCCGGCGGTCTCCGTCGCCGTCGACGGCCGGCCCTTCGGCTCCCACGTGCCGGTGCCGGTGCGCGCCGACCAGACGCTGGCGGTCGGCACCCCGGCGACCGGGCTGCGCTGCTACCTCGCGGTGTCCGGCGGCATCGCCGTCGAACCGGTGCTGGGCAGCCGGTCGCGGGACGTCCTGTCCGGCATCGGACCCGAACCGCTGCGCGCCGGCGACGTGCTCCCGCTCGGCGCGCCCACGGGGATCCCGGCGGGCGCGGACGTCGTCGTCCCCGTCCCGGCGCCCGGCGAACTCGTGGTGCCGGTGACGCTAGGCCCCCGCGACGACTGGCTCGAGGACGCGGCCGGCGGGCTCTCGGCGTGGTGGACGGTCACGGCCGAGTCGAACCGCGTCGGCCTGCGCCTCGACGGGACACCGCTGCGCCGCGCGATCGACGGCGAACTGCCCAGCGAAGGCGTCGTCACCGGCGCGATCCAGGTGCCGCCGAACGGGCTGCCGGTGGTGTTCCTCGCCGACCACCCGACCACCGGCGGCTACCCGGTCGCGGCCGTCGTCCGCGCGGGGGCGCTGAGCGCGCTCGCGCAGGCCCGTCCGGGCACCCGCGTCCGCTTCCGGCTGTCCTGA